A single genomic interval of Phycisphaeraceae bacterium harbors:
- a CDS encoding hypoxanthine phosphoribosyltransferase — translation MSGASPREGDATAGQRARGGPPSDQRVDRVVVSAEAIAERMPALAAEIAAGLGPTPRDPVLVAVMTGALIFAADLVRQLPVPLRLGLATVSSYPGTATTSQGARLQGDLPSDLAGRDVILVDDILDSGRTLRLLQSRIMALNPASLRTCVLLRKTIPSALETPCDHIGFDIPDVFVVGYGLDYDGYYRNLPAVFAMVPVTS, via the coding sequence ATGAGCGGTGCGTCGCCGCGCGAGGGCGATGCGACGGCGGGACAGCGCGCGCGGGGCGGTCCTCCATCGGATCAGCGCGTCGATCGCGTGGTGGTGAGTGCCGAGGCGATCGCCGAGCGCATGCCGGCGCTCGCGGCGGAGATTGCTGCCGGGCTCGGACCCACGCCGCGAGATCCCGTGCTCGTCGCAGTCATGACCGGCGCGCTGATCTTCGCCGCCGATCTCGTGCGTCAACTTCCAGTGCCGCTGCGTCTTGGTCTTGCCACCGTCAGCAGCTATCCCGGCACGGCCACGACGAGCCAGGGGGCCAGGCTTCAGGGCGATCTGCCAAGCGACCTCGCGGGGCGCGATGTGATCCTGGTCGATGACATCCTCGACTCGGGGCGCACGCTTCGGCTGCTCCAGTCGCGAATCATGGCGTTGAACCCGGCGTCTCTCCGCACCTGTGTGCTTCTGCGAAAGACGATTCCGAGCGCGCTCGAAACGCCATGCGATCACATCGGCTTCGACATTCCCGATGTCTTCGTGGTCGGTTACGGCCTCGACTACGACGGCTACTACCGGAATCTGCCCGCCGTCTTTGCAATGGTGCCTGTGACTTCGTGA
- a CDS encoding S1/P1 nuclease: MAPALGWGFEGHRIIATIASSEFTDTTAKAIRELLGETSVADASVWADEVRSDPKWDWIKPLHYINVPRDATRIDMGRDGADGQQIVSTILTYREVLADPTKSSEERLLALRLVLHMVGDVHQPLHVSYRDDLGGNKLTLKAFGRNSNLHRAWDTDLIQRRLKDTKGGWPVMSADLRQAIKPAQRTQWLREREPIAWANESLAITRRIYSRLPKAPSDIDDAYFREWMPVVNERLQAAGVRLGALLNDALDPASRTPAQGREKRPSRPSGSGKDPAAPTSEEKPDSEEKSAPGGKSGPEEKAAPGERSGPEEKSAPRERSMPWSSGKATQLESLGRRRWSRS, from the coding sequence GTGGCACCAGCTCTCGGATGGGGCTTCGAGGGGCACCGCATCATCGCGACCATCGCGAGTTCCGAGTTCACGGACACCACCGCGAAGGCGATCCGCGAACTCCTTGGCGAGACGAGTGTCGCCGACGCCAGTGTCTGGGCCGACGAAGTTCGCAGCGATCCCAAGTGGGATTGGATCAAGCCGCTCCACTACATCAATGTTCCGCGCGACGCCACGCGCATCGACATGGGTCGCGATGGCGCCGACGGTCAGCAGATCGTCTCGACGATCCTCACCTATCGGGAGGTTCTCGCCGATCCGACCAAGTCCAGCGAGGAGCGCCTCCTCGCGCTTCGGCTGGTGCTGCACATGGTTGGCGATGTTCACCAGCCGCTTCATGTGTCGTATCGAGACGACCTCGGTGGGAACAAGCTCACGCTGAAGGCCTTCGGTCGCAACAGCAACCTGCACCGTGCGTGGGACACCGACCTGATTCAGCGGCGCCTGAAGGACACGAAAGGCGGCTGGCCGGTGATGAGCGCCGATCTTCGACAGGCCATCAAGCCGGCGCAGCGCACGCAGTGGCTCCGTGAGCGCGAACCCATCGCATGGGCCAATGAGTCGCTGGCCATCACGCGCCGCATCTACAGCCGGTTGCCCAAGGCGCCCAGCGACATTGACGACGCCTACTTCCGAGAGTGGATGCCCGTGGTGAATGAGCGGCTCCAGGCTGCGGGCGTTCGACTCGGCGCCCTTCTGAACGACGCGCTCGACCCGGCGAGCCGCACACCTGCGCAAGGAAGGGAGAAGCGGCCGTCGAGACCGTCCGGCAGCGGTAAGGACCCAGCCGCGCCGACTTCCGAGGAGAAGCCTGATTCCGAAGAGAAGTCCGCGCCCGGAGGGAAGTCGGGGCCCGAAGAGAAGGCCGCACCTGGGGAGAGGTCGGGGCCCGAAGAGAAGTCTGCGCCTAGGGAGAGGTCGATGCCCTGGTCGTCGGGCAAGGCGACGCAGTTGGAGTCTCTTGGGCGGAGACGATGGAGCCGAAGCTGA
- a CDS encoding DnaJ domain-containing protein encodes MARDYYEVLGIDRGASADDIRKAHRKLARKLHPDVNKAADAQARFAEIQEAYDILSDEEKRKRYDQFGHAGVSGAAAAGPGTGARGASAGSPFGGAGQWQDVDPETFESIFSNFGDFFSARGGSSDARSGAGRQGARSGSRGGAWPGGGGWSGGAPNQGADVEAETTVAFETAALGGRQSLRLRGVQGRDEEIELKIPAGLSDGTRMRLRGKGHPAPGGGTPGDLVVTVRVTPHPWFRREGLDIILGVPLTIAEASLGTSVTVPLLQGSVTLKVPPGARSGRRLRVKGKGITDAKGVCGDFYAELQIVAPETLTAEDRDALEAMSARLPDPRRNLWT; translated from the coding sequence ATGGCTCGAGACTACTACGAGGTCCTTGGCATCGATCGCGGCGCCAGCGCTGACGACATCCGCAAGGCGCATCGGAAACTGGCGAGAAAACTCCACCCCGATGTGAACAAGGCCGCCGATGCCCAGGCGCGCTTCGCGGAGATCCAGGAGGCGTACGACATCCTGAGCGATGAGGAGAAGCGCAAGCGCTACGACCAGTTCGGTCACGCCGGTGTGAGCGGCGCCGCAGCCGCGGGGCCAGGCACCGGCGCGCGCGGCGCGTCGGCGGGCTCGCCCTTCGGTGGCGCGGGCCAGTGGCAGGATGTCGATCCTGAGACCTTCGAGTCGATCTTCTCGAACTTCGGCGATTTCTTCTCGGCGCGCGGCGGGTCAAGTGACGCGCGGAGTGGCGCTGGTCGCCAAGGCGCTCGCAGCGGCAGCCGCGGCGGCGCCTGGCCGGGTGGCGGCGGCTGGTCAGGCGGTGCGCCGAACCAGGGCGCGGATGTCGAGGCGGAGACAACGGTCGCCTTCGAGACGGCGGCGCTCGGCGGTCGACAGTCGCTTCGATTGCGAGGCGTTCAGGGCCGTGATGAGGAAATCGAACTCAAGATTCCCGCTGGACTCAGCGATGGCACCCGCATGCGGTTGCGAGGCAAGGGCCATCCTGCCCCCGGCGGTGGAACACCCGGCGACCTTGTGGTCACCGTACGGGTGACTCCGCACCCTTGGTTTCGGCGCGAGGGCCTCGACATCATCCTGGGCGTTCCGCTCACGATTGCGGAAGCGTCGCTCGGCACGAGCGTGACCGTTCCACTTCTTCAAGGCAGTGTGACACTCAAGGTTCCGCCCGGCGCTCGAAGCGGGCGTCGCCTGCGCGTCAAGGGCAAGGGCATCACCGACGCCAAGGGCGTCTGCGGTGACTTCTACGCGGAGCTCCAGATCGTGGCGCCGGAGACGCTGACGGCTGAGGATCGTGACGCACTTGAAGCGATGTCCGCGCGACTTCCCGATCCGCGCCGAAATCTCTGGACCTAG